In Parus major isolate Abel chromosome 3, Parus_major1.1, whole genome shotgun sequence, the following are encoded in one genomic region:
- the RAB3GAP2 gene encoding rab3 GTPase-activating protein non-catalytic subunit isoform X4, producing MKFPGILVSQNRFCQIISKAKCQCYGNEELSILYPAAIVTIDGFSLFQSLRACRNQVARAAASGNENVQPPPLAYKKWGLQDVDTIVDHASIGIMTLCPFDQMKTASNIGGYNAAIKNSPPAMSQYVTVGANPFTGFFFALEGSSQPLLSHVALAVASKLTSALFNAASGWLGWKSKHEEEPVQKQKPKVEPATPLAVRFGLPDSRRHGERICLSPCNTLAAVTDEFGRVILLDVTRGLAVRMWKGYRDAEIGWIQTVEDLQERETEKMDSSPFGNAQGPSRVAQFLVIYAPRRGILEVWSTQQGPRVGAFNVGKYCRLLYPGYKIMGLNNVTSQGWQPQTYQICLLDPVSGSVKTVHVPFHLSLSDKKSERAKDMHLVKKLNALLKAKTSDPDLIEAEAKELILDIKYPATKKQALESILTSERVPLSSLTNITQTLMDDLQKQELECVDEGLLQFCTNKLKLLHLYELVSKLNSQSIQKEPSPSDIDLAKLLRLEERDFHRLEILLENYKNENTQTTTQLTDEKDDVLSVKMFLEYLEYEKDVITVKNLEDGEYVALGSFFFWKCLCGESSTEEMCHALESAGFSPQTLLSLLLNLWLSKEKDILDKPDSVSCLHTMLLLLSKMKVAIDESWDTQSVSPWWQQMRTACVQSENNAAALLSAHVGHSVTAQIIDSVTEKKFSQIIVGSDTESWEALSLDTEYWKLLLKQLEDCLILQTLLHSKVAKRTRRVSSLQTEPLGRLSVKKLLEAGKGGIADTVAKWVFRQGFSPIILNVAQYKNNTDSTEESAEMHNNLFLEEPEAAAGLERILELLQVAYQQFPCSLEVDVLHAHCSWECVVQWNKDPEEACFLNRSIDHLRCIINSHIQHGIALMMWNTFIVKRLSSATYLMDKVGKAPKDRLCRRDVGMSDTAMTAFLGCCSELLQTLLEADVSSDEMQAPVLDTEDAWVSVEGPVSIVELALEQKRIHYPLVEHQFVLCTVLYAIMRLSLKGVKPLSLFDSKGKNAFFKDLTSIQLLPSGDMDPNVLSVRQQFLLKVVSAAVQTLCSSQKDREISEEDFPFEKGKNWPTLAADLAQYLQISEDLVRRHYVCELYSYGMDHLGEEAFLQVADKEVLASQLLMLAGQRLAFTLLHGQIKDGMELLTRLPPTLSTWLKAMDPQEVQNVEVPIATTARLVSKVIEHLPENHGQYSLALNLIEAVEAIPA from the exons aatgaGGAACTAAGTATCTTGTACCCAGCAGCAATTGTGACAATTGATGGCTTCAGCCTCTTCCAGTCCCTTCGTGCATGTCGCAATCAGGTAGCAAGAG CTGCAGCATCTGGCAATGAGAACGTTCAGCCTCCACCATTAGCTTATAAGAAATGGGGTTTGCAAGATGTGGATACAATTGTTGATCATGCTAGTATTG GCATCATGACGCTGTGTCCTTTTGATCAAATGAAGACTGCCTCCAATATAGGAGGATATAATGCAGCCATAAAAAACAGTCCACCTGCCATGTCCCAGTATGTGACTGTTGGAGCCAATCCTTTCACTGGATTCTTTTTTGCCCTGGAG GGTAGTTCACAGCCCCTGTTGTCTCATGTTGCCTTAGCAGTTGCAAGCAAACTGACTTCAGCATTATTTAATGCTGCCAG TGGCTGGCTTGGCTGGAAGAGTAAACATGAAGAAGAACCTGTCcaaaaacagaaaccaaaagtGGAACCTGCAACCCCTTTGGCAGTGAG GTTTGGACTTCCCGACTCCCGGCGCCATGGTGAAAGGATATGTCTTTCTCCATGTAACACTTTGGCAGCAGTAACAGATGAATTTGGAAGGGTTATTTTGCTGGATGTTACAAGAGGACTCGCAGTTCGCATGTGGAAAG GATACCGTGATGCAGAAATCGGTTGGATACAGACTGTAGAGGACCTTCAGGAGAGGGAAACTGAGAAGATGGATTCTTCTCCTTTTGGAAATGCACAGGGTCCAAGCAGAGTAGCTCAGTTTCTTGTGATTTATGCTCCAAGAAGAGGCATTCTGGAAGTGTGGAGCACGCAGCAAGGACCTCGGGTTGGAGCCTTCAATGTGGGGAAATACTGCAG gttGTTGTATCCTGGTTATAAAATAATGGGTCTAAACAATGTGACCAGTCAGGGGTGGCAGCCCCAGACTTACCAGATCTGCCTTCTTGATCCAGTCTCTGGAAGTGTAAAAACTGTCCATGTACCTTTCCATTTATCACTGAG tgaTAAAAAGAGTGAACGAGCAAAGGATATGCATCTAGTGAAGAAGTTAAATGCTTTACTCAAAGCCAAAACCTCAGATCCAG ATTTAATTGAAGCTGAAGCAAAGGAATTAATACTTGATATCAAATATCCTGCTACAAAAAAACAG GCTTTGGAAAGTATATTGACAAGTGAACGTGTGCCACTTTCATCTCTCACAAACATCACTCAGACGTTAATGGATGATTTACAAAAACAGG aGCTGGAGTGTGTGGATGAAGGACTGCTGCAGTTCTGTACAAACAAGTTAAAGCTGTTGCATCTTTATGAACTGGTTAGCAAGCTAAATTCCCAGAGCATACAGAAAGAGCCTTCACCTTCAGATATT gaCTTGGCTAAACTGCTTCGTCTTgaagaaagagattttcataGGCTTGAAATTTTACTGGAGAACTACAAGAATGAAAACACTCAAACTACCACTCAGTTGACTGATGAGAAGGATGACGTGTTGTCTGTGAAAATGTTCTTAGAATATCTGGAATATGAAAAGGATGTGATTACTGTAAAAAATTTGGAAGATGGAGAATATGTGGCTTTAG gcagctttttcttctggaagtgTTTGTGTGGGGAGAGTTCCACAGAGGAAATGTGCCATGCATTGGAATCAGCAGGTTTTAGCCCACAAACCTTGTTG TCACTCCTTCTCAATTTATggctttccaaggaaaaagatATTCTAGACAAACCAGATTCTGTCAGTTGCCTTCATACTATGCTGTTACTTCTGAGCAAAATGAAAG TCGCTATAGACGAGTCGTGGGACACGCAGTCGGTGTCTCCCTGGTGGCAGCAGATGCGCACGGCCTGCGTTCAGTCCGAAAACAACGCGGCTGCCCTGCTGTCCGCTCACGTGGGACACTCTGTCACCGCGCAGATAATCGACAGCGTGACTGAGAAAAAG TTTTCCCAAATAATTGTAGGTTCAGACACAGAATCTTGGGAAGCACTTTCCCTTGATACTGAATACTGGAAACTTCTGCTGAAACAGTTAGAGGATTGCCTGATACTTCAAACACTACTACACAGCAAAGTGGCCAAAAGAACCAGAAGAGTTTCATCACTCCAGACTGAGCCTTTGGGCAGACTGTCTGTTAAGAAATTGCTTGAAGCTGGAAaag GAGGTATTGCTGACACTGTTGCAAAGTGGGTTTTTAGGCAAGGCTTCAGTCCAATTATACTGAATGTCGCCCAGTACAAAAACAATACAGACAGTACTGAAGAATCTGCAGAAATGCATAATAATCTCTTTCTTGAGGAaccagaagcagctgcaggctTGGAAAGAATCCTAG agCTGCTGCAAGTAGCATATCAACAATTTCCATGTAGTCTTGAAGTGGATGTACTCCATGCACATTGCTCTTGGGAATGTGTAGTGCAGTGGAATAAGGACCCAGAG gaAGCATGTTTTCTCAATAGGTCTATAGATCATCTAAGATGCATCATTAACTCTCACATTCAGCATG GTATTGCTCTGATGATGTGGAATACATTCATAGTAAAAAGGCTTTCTTCTGCCACATATCTTATGGACAAG GTTGGAAAAGCTCCAAAGGACAGATTATGCAGACGG GATGTAGGAATGAGTGACACAGCAATGACAGCTTTTCTTGGCTGCTGTTCAGAACTTCTGCAAACTTTGCTAGag GCAGATGTGAGCAGTGATGAGATGCAGGCCCCTGTGCTGGACACTGAGGACGCCTGGGTGTCAGTGGAAGGCCCGGTGTCCATCGTGGAGCTGGCCCTGGAGCAGAAGCGCATCCACTACCCACTGGTGGAGCACCAGTTTGTGCTCTGCACCGTCCTCTACGCCATCATGAGGCTCTCCCTCAAGGGTGTGAAGCCACTGTCACTCTTTGACAGCAAG ggcaaaaatgcatttttcaaggACCTTACATCAATTCAGCTGCTACCTAGTGGGGATATGGATCCAAACGTGTTATCCGTACGACAGCAG TTCTTGCTCAAAGTTGTGAGTGCAGCGGTTCAAACACTGTGTTCATCACAGAAGGACAGAGAAATCTCAGAAgaagattttccttttgaaaagggGAAGAATTGGCCAACTTTGGCTGCAGACCTGGCTCAATATCTTCAGATCTCTGAGGATCTGGTCAGAAGGCATTATGTCTGTGAACTGTACAGTTATGGGATGGATCATCTTGGTGAAGAG GCATTCCTGCAGGTGGCTGACAAAGAAGTGTTGGCATCCCAGCTGCTCATGCTGGCTGGACAGAGGTTGGCCTTCACTCTGCTCCACGGACAGATCAAGGATGGCATGGAACTCCTCACCAGACTTCCTCCAACACTGAGCACTTGGCTCAAAGCTATG GATCCCCAGGAAGTCCAGAACGTGGAAGTGCCAATTGCAACGACAGCCCGGCTGGTGAGCAAGGTGATTGAGCACCTGCCCGAGAACCATGGGCAGTACAGCCTCGCCCTCAACCTCATCGAGGCTGTTGAGGCCATCCCGGCCTGA